One Dioscorea cayenensis subsp. rotundata cultivar TDr96_F1 chromosome 17, TDr96_F1_v2_PseudoChromosome.rev07_lg8_w22 25.fasta, whole genome shotgun sequence DNA window includes the following coding sequences:
- the LOC120281310 gene encoding uncharacterized mitochondrial protein AtMg00810-like produces MGSSLKIVEQFKQEMENMFEMNDLGLMKYFLGFEIKQDVYGIHLSQKKYAEELLKIYKMRGCKALSIPISASTKQQLFEQSEEANATYYRCLIGKLLYLTHSRPDLMPVVSLLSRFMACPTKIQFAAARNVLRYVAGTLDFGIQYYRSSKFVLEGFSDSDWCGDLRDRKSTSGFVFNLGSGAVCWASKKQDVVALSSTETEYIALCGACCHGVWMKKILTDFGIQVEDAFPILCDNKFCILIAKNPALHGRSKHIDVKFHYIRELVNNKLMELKLSVVILLMYQCDY; encoded by the exons ATGGGATCATCTCTGAAGATTGTTGAACAATTCAAGCAGGAGATGGAAAATATGTTTGAAATGAATGATTTGGGGCTCATGAAGTATTTTTTGGGGTTTGAAATCAAGCAAGATGTGTATGGTATTCATTTATCTCAAAAGAAATATGCAGAAGAGTTATTAAAGATATACAAGATGCGAGGATGTAAAGCATTGTCTATCCCTATAAGTGCAAGTACAAAACAACAGTTATTTGAACAATCTGAAGAAGCAAATGCAACATATTACAGATGTTTGATTGGTAAACTTCTTTACTTAACTCACTCAAGACCTGATTTAATGCCTGTTGTAAGCTTGTTGTCAAGATTTATGGCTTGTCCTACTAAAATTCAGTTTGCAGCTGCTAGAAATGTTCTCAGATATGTTGCAGGGACTTTGGATTTTGGCATTCAGtattatagaagttcaaaatttgttttagaGGGGTTTTCAGACAGTGACTGGTGTGGTGATTTGAGAGATAGAAAAAGTACTTCgggatttgtttttaatttgggtTCTGGGGCAGTATGTTGggcatcaaagaagcaagatgtAGTAGCTCTATCTAGTACAGAAACTGAATATATAGCTTTGTGTGGAGCTTGTTGTCATGGTGTTTGGATGAAGAAAATTTTGACAGATTTTGGTATTCAAGTTGAAGATGCTTTTCCTATATTGTGTGATAACAAATTTTGTATCTTAATTGCCAAAAATCCTGCTCTTCATGGTAGATCTAAACACATTGATGTGAAGTTTCATTACATCAGAGAATTAGTCAATAACAAATTG ATGGAGTTGAAGCTTAGTGTGGTTATTCTGTTGATGTATCAATGTGATTACTGA